One genomic window of Quercus lobata isolate SW786 chromosome 9, ValleyOak3.0 Primary Assembly, whole genome shotgun sequence includes the following:
- the LOC115958876 gene encoding rho GDP-dissociation inhibitor 1-like, whose translation MEGGKRGEEAGPSSTAGSSSSSSLACGGGGGGDQRQEKQKEMNEKLSEVCGVVEGDEVEEEEDRDDDDDAKEDEVDAGFVPGPLVSLKEQIELDKDDDSLRRWKEKLLGCLESDLNGQMEPEVKFHSIGIISDEFGEITTPLPVDENQRGHALFTLREGSHYRLKLTFSVQHNIVSGLRYSNTVWKGGLQVDQSKGMLGTFAPQRESYVYTLDEETTPSGALARGTYMARLKFEDDDNRCYLELKYSFEIKKAAR comes from the exons atggagggtgggaagagaggagaagaagcaGGACCATCATCTACAGCAGggtcttcatcatcatcatctttagcttgtggtggtggtggtggtggtgatcaAAGACaagaaaagcaaaaggaaatGAATGAGAAACTAAGTGAAGTTTGTGGGGTGGTGGAAGGAGatgaagtagaagaagaagaagatcgtgatgatgacgatgatgctaaGGAAGATGAGGTTGATGCTGGTTTTGTTCCAGGGCCTTTGGTTTCTCTCAAGGAACAGATTGAGTTAGACAAG GATGATGACAGCTTAAGGAGGTGGAAAGAGAAGCTGCTTGGTTGCTTGGAAAGTGATTTAAATG GCCAAATGGAACCTGAAGTCAAATTTCACTCCATTGGGATTATCTCGGATGAATTTGGGGAGATTACTACTCCCTTGCCTGTTGATGAAAATCAGAGAGGCCATGCCCTGTTCACCCTCAGGGAGGGATCACACTATCGGCTTAAGCTGACGTTCAGTGTTCAGCATAACATAGTTTCAGGCCTGAGATACTCCAATACAGTGTGGAAAGGGGGACTTCAAG TTGATCAAAGCAAAGGAATGTTGGGCACTTTTGCTCCTCAAAGGGAATCATATGTGTACACCCTGGACGAAGAAACCACTCCATCTGGTGCGCTTGCAAGGGGTACCTACATGGCGAGGCTCAAG TTTGAAGATGATGACAACAGATGTTATTTGGAACTCAAGTACTCCTTCGAAATAAAAAAAGCAGCTAGATGA